A genomic segment from Lemur catta isolate mLemCat1 chromosome 9, mLemCat1.pri, whole genome shotgun sequence encodes:
- the ESRP1 gene encoding epithelial splicing regulatory protein 1 isoform X6 has protein sequence MTASPDYLVVLFGITAGATGAKLGSDEKELILLLWKVVDLANKKVGQLHEVLVRPDQLELTEDCKEETKIDAESLSSASQLDQALRQFNQSVSNELNIGVGTSFCLCTDGQLHVRQILHPEASKKNVLLPECFYSFFDLRKEFKKCCPGSPDIDKLDVAAMTECLNLEKDSSVSRYGASQVEDMGNIILAMISEPYNHRFSDPERVNYKFESGTCSKMELIDDNTVVRARGLPWQSSDQDIARFFKGLNIAKGGAALCLNAQGRRNGEALVRFVSEEHRDLALQRHKHHMGTRYIEVYKATGEDFLKIAGGTSNEVAQFLSKENQVIVRMRGLPFTATAEEVVAFFGQHCPITGGKEGILFVTYPDGRPTGDAFVLFACEEYAQNALRKHKDLLGKRYIELFRSTAAEVQQVLNRFSSAPLIPLPTPPIIPVLPQQFVPPTNVRDCIRLRGLPYAATIEDILDFLGEFSTDIRTHGVHMVLNHQGRPSGDAFIQMKSADRAFMAAQKCHKKTMKDRYVEVFQCSAEEMNFVLMGGTLNRNGLSPPPCLSPPSYTFPAPAAVIPTEAAIYQPSVLLNPRALQPSTAYYPAGTQLFMNYTAYYPSV, from the exons ATGACGGCCTCTCCGGATTACTTGGTGGTGCTTTTTGGGATCACTGCTGGGGCCACCGGGGCCAAGCTGGGCTCGGATGAGAAGGAGCTGATCCTGCTGTTATGGAAAGTCGTGGATCTAGCCAACAAGAAg GTGGGACAGTTGCACGAAGTACTAGTTAGACCGGATCAGTTGGAACTGACGGAGGATTgcaaagaagaaactaaaatagaCGCCGAAAGCCTGTCCTCGGCGTCGCAGCTGGACCAAGCCCTCCGACAG ttTAACCAGTCAGTGAGCAACGAATTGAATATTGGGGTGGGCACTTCCTTCTGTCTCTGTACTGACGGGCAGCTTCATGTCAGGCAAATCCTGCATCCTGAGGCTTCCAAGAAG AATGTACTACTACCTGAATGCTTCTATTCCTTTTTTGATCTTCGAAAAGAATTCAAGAAGTGTTGCCCTGGGTCACCTGATATTGACAAACTAGATGTTGCAGCAATGACAGAGT GTTTAAACTTGGAGAAGGATAGCTCGGTCTCCCGCTATGGAGCCTCTCAAGTTGAAGATATGGGGAATATAATTTTAGCAATGATTTCAGAACCTTATA ATCACAGGTTTTCAGATCCAGAGAGAGTAAATTACAAATTTGAAAGTGGCACTTG CAGCAAGATGGAACTTATTGATGATAACACTGTAGTCAGGGCACGAGGTTTACCATGGCAGTCTTCAGATCAAGATATTGCAAGATTCTTCAAAGGACTCAATATTGCCAA GGGAGGTGCAGCACTTTGTCTGAATGCTCAGGGTCGAAGGAATGGAGAAGCTCTGGTTAGGTTTGTAAGTGAGGAGCACAGAGACCTAGCACTACAGAGGCACAAACATCACATGGGGACCCGGTATATAGAG gTTTACAAAGCAACAGGtgaagattttcttaaaattgctGGTG GTACCTCGAATGAGGTAGCCCAGTTTCTCTCCAAGGAAAATCAAGTCATTGTCCGCATGCGGGGGCTCCCTTTCACAGCCACAGCTGAAGAAGTGGTGGCCTTCTTTGGACAGCATTGCCCCATCACTGGGGGGAAGGAAGGCATCCTCTTTGTCACCTACCCAGATGGTAGGCCGACAGGGGATGCTTTTGTACTCTTTGCTTGTGAGGAATATGCACAGAACGCGTTGAGGAAGCATAAGGACTTGTTGGGGAAAAGGTACATTGAACTCTTCAGGAGCACAGCAGCTGAAGTTCAACAG GTGCTGAATCGATTCTCCTCGGCCCCTCTCATTCCACTTCCAACCCCTCCCATTATTCCAGTACTACCTCAGCAATTCGTGCCCCCTACAAATGTCAGAGACTGTATACGCCTTCGAGGTCTTCCCTATGCGGCCACAATTGAGGACATCTTGGACTTCCTGGGGGAGTTCTCCACCGATATTCGTACTCATGGCGTTCACATGGTATTGAATCACCAG GGCCGCCCTTCAGGAGATGCCTTTATCCAGATGAAGTCTGCGGACAGAGCATTTATGGCTGCACAGAAGTGTCATAAAAAAACCATGAAGGACAGATATGTTGAAGTCTTTCAGTGTTCAGCTGAGGAGATGAACTTTGTGTTAATGGGGGGCACTTTAAATCGAAATGGCTTATCCCCACCGCCAT GTTTGTCTCCTCCCTCCTACACGTTTCCAGCCCCTGCAGCAGTTATTCCTACCGAAGCTGCCATTTATCAGCCCTCTGTGCTTTTGAATCCACGAGCATTGCAGCCCTCTACAGCATACTACCCAGCGGGCACCCAGCTCTTCATGAACTACACGGCCTACTATCCCAG
- the ESRP1 gene encoding epithelial splicing regulatory protein 1 isoform X3, translating to MTASPDYLVVLFGITAGATGAKLGSDEKELILLLWKVVDLANKKVGQLHEVLVRPDQLELTEDCKEETKIDAESLSSASQLDQALRQFNQSVSNELNIGVGTSFCLCTDGQLHVRQILHPEASKKNVLLPECFYSFFDLRKEFKKCCPGSPDIDKLDVAAMTECLNLEKDSSVSRYGASQVEDMGNIILAMISEPYNHRFSDPERVNYKFESGTCSKMELIDDNTVVRARGLPWQSSDQDIARFFKGLNIAKGGAALCLNAQGRRNGEALVRFVSEEHRDLALQRHKHHMGTRYIEVYKATGEDFLKIAGGTSNEVAQFLSKENQVIVRMRGLPFTATAEEVVAFFGQHCPITGGKEGILFVTYPDGRPTGDAFVLFACEEYAQNALRKHKDLLGKRYIELFRSTAAEVQQVLNRFSSAPLIPLPTPPIIPVLPQQFVPPTNVRDCIRLRGLPYAATIEDILDFLGEFSTDIRTHGVHMVLNHQGRPSGDAFIQMKSADRAFMAAQKCHKKTMKDRYVEVFQCSAEEMNFVLMGGTLNRNGLSPPPCLSPPSYTFPAPAAVIPTEAAIYQPSVLLNPRALQPSTAYYPAGTQLFMNYTAYYPSPPGSPNSLGYFPTAANLSGVPPQPGTVVRMQGLAYNTGVKEILNFFQGYQCLKDIW from the exons ATGACGGCCTCTCCGGATTACTTGGTGGTGCTTTTTGGGATCACTGCTGGGGCCACCGGGGCCAAGCTGGGCTCGGATGAGAAGGAGCTGATCCTGCTGTTATGGAAAGTCGTGGATCTAGCCAACAAGAAg GTGGGACAGTTGCACGAAGTACTAGTTAGACCGGATCAGTTGGAACTGACGGAGGATTgcaaagaagaaactaaaatagaCGCCGAAAGCCTGTCCTCGGCGTCGCAGCTGGACCAAGCCCTCCGACAG ttTAACCAGTCAGTGAGCAACGAATTGAATATTGGGGTGGGCACTTCCTTCTGTCTCTGTACTGACGGGCAGCTTCATGTCAGGCAAATCCTGCATCCTGAGGCTTCCAAGAAG AATGTACTACTACCTGAATGCTTCTATTCCTTTTTTGATCTTCGAAAAGAATTCAAGAAGTGTTGCCCTGGGTCACCTGATATTGACAAACTAGATGTTGCAGCAATGACAGAGT GTTTAAACTTGGAGAAGGATAGCTCGGTCTCCCGCTATGGAGCCTCTCAAGTTGAAGATATGGGGAATATAATTTTAGCAATGATTTCAGAACCTTATA ATCACAGGTTTTCAGATCCAGAGAGAGTAAATTACAAATTTGAAAGTGGCACTTG CAGCAAGATGGAACTTATTGATGATAACACTGTAGTCAGGGCACGAGGTTTACCATGGCAGTCTTCAGATCAAGATATTGCAAGATTCTTCAAAGGACTCAATATTGCCAA GGGAGGTGCAGCACTTTGTCTGAATGCTCAGGGTCGAAGGAATGGAGAAGCTCTGGTTAGGTTTGTAAGTGAGGAGCACAGAGACCTAGCACTACAGAGGCACAAACATCACATGGGGACCCGGTATATAGAG gTTTACAAAGCAACAGGtgaagattttcttaaaattgctGGTG GTACCTCGAATGAGGTAGCCCAGTTTCTCTCCAAGGAAAATCAAGTCATTGTCCGCATGCGGGGGCTCCCTTTCACAGCCACAGCTGAAGAAGTGGTGGCCTTCTTTGGACAGCATTGCCCCATCACTGGGGGGAAGGAAGGCATCCTCTTTGTCACCTACCCAGATGGTAGGCCGACAGGGGATGCTTTTGTACTCTTTGCTTGTGAGGAATATGCACAGAACGCGTTGAGGAAGCATAAGGACTTGTTGGGGAAAAGGTACATTGAACTCTTCAGGAGCACAGCAGCTGAAGTTCAACAG GTGCTGAATCGATTCTCCTCGGCCCCTCTCATTCCACTTCCAACCCCTCCCATTATTCCAGTACTACCTCAGCAATTCGTGCCCCCTACAAATGTCAGAGACTGTATACGCCTTCGAGGTCTTCCCTATGCGGCCACAATTGAGGACATCTTGGACTTCCTGGGGGAGTTCTCCACCGATATTCGTACTCATGGCGTTCACATGGTATTGAATCACCAG GGCCGCCCTTCAGGAGATGCCTTTATCCAGATGAAGTCTGCGGACAGAGCATTTATGGCTGCACAGAAGTGTCATAAAAAAACCATGAAGGACAGATATGTTGAAGTCTTTCAGTGTTCAGCTGAGGAGATGAACTTTGTGTTAATGGGGGGCACTTTAAATCGAAATGGCTTATCCCCACCGCCAT GTTTGTCTCCTCCCTCCTACACGTTTCCAGCCCCTGCAGCAGTTATTCCTACCGAAGCTGCCATTTATCAGCCCTCTGTGCTTTTGAATCCACGAGCATTGCAGCCCTCTACAGCATACTACCCAGCGGGCACCCAGCTCTTCATGAACTACACGGCCTACTATCCCAG
- the ESRP1 gene encoding epithelial splicing regulatory protein 1 isoform X5, whose translation MTASPDYLVVLFGITAGATGAKLGSDEKELILLLWKVVDLANKKVGQLHEVLVRPDQLELTEDCKEETKIDAESLSSASQLDQALRQFNQSVSNELNIGVGTSFCLCTDGQLHVRQILHPEASKKNVLLPECFYSFFDLRKEFKKCCPGSPDIDKLDVAAMTECLNLEKDSSVSRYGASQVEDMGNIILAMISEPYNHRFSDPERVNYKFESGTCSKMELIDDNTVVRARGLPWQSSDQDIARFFKGLNIAKGGAALCLNAQGRRNGEALVRFVSEEHRDLALQRHKHHMGTRYIEVYKATGEDFLKIAGGTSNEVAQFLSKENQVIVRMRGLPFTATAEEVVAFFGQHCPITGGKEGILFVTYPDGRPTGDAFVLFACEEYAQNALRKHKDLLGKRYIELFRSTAAEVQQVLNRFSSAPLIPLPTPPIIPVLPQQFVPPTNVRDCIRLRGLPYAATIEDILDFLGEFSTDIRTHGVHMVLNHQGRPSGDAFIQMKSADRAFMAAQKCHKKTMKDRYVEVFQCSAEEMNFVLMGGTLNRNGLSPPPCKLPCLSPPSYTFPAPAAVIPTEAAIYQPSVLLNPRALQPSTAYYPAGTQLFMNYTAYYPSV comes from the exons ATGACGGCCTCTCCGGATTACTTGGTGGTGCTTTTTGGGATCACTGCTGGGGCCACCGGGGCCAAGCTGGGCTCGGATGAGAAGGAGCTGATCCTGCTGTTATGGAAAGTCGTGGATCTAGCCAACAAGAAg GTGGGACAGTTGCACGAAGTACTAGTTAGACCGGATCAGTTGGAACTGACGGAGGATTgcaaagaagaaactaaaatagaCGCCGAAAGCCTGTCCTCGGCGTCGCAGCTGGACCAAGCCCTCCGACAG ttTAACCAGTCAGTGAGCAACGAATTGAATATTGGGGTGGGCACTTCCTTCTGTCTCTGTACTGACGGGCAGCTTCATGTCAGGCAAATCCTGCATCCTGAGGCTTCCAAGAAG AATGTACTACTACCTGAATGCTTCTATTCCTTTTTTGATCTTCGAAAAGAATTCAAGAAGTGTTGCCCTGGGTCACCTGATATTGACAAACTAGATGTTGCAGCAATGACAGAGT GTTTAAACTTGGAGAAGGATAGCTCGGTCTCCCGCTATGGAGCCTCTCAAGTTGAAGATATGGGGAATATAATTTTAGCAATGATTTCAGAACCTTATA ATCACAGGTTTTCAGATCCAGAGAGAGTAAATTACAAATTTGAAAGTGGCACTTG CAGCAAGATGGAACTTATTGATGATAACACTGTAGTCAGGGCACGAGGTTTACCATGGCAGTCTTCAGATCAAGATATTGCAAGATTCTTCAAAGGACTCAATATTGCCAA GGGAGGTGCAGCACTTTGTCTGAATGCTCAGGGTCGAAGGAATGGAGAAGCTCTGGTTAGGTTTGTAAGTGAGGAGCACAGAGACCTAGCACTACAGAGGCACAAACATCACATGGGGACCCGGTATATAGAG gTTTACAAAGCAACAGGtgaagattttcttaaaattgctGGTG GTACCTCGAATGAGGTAGCCCAGTTTCTCTCCAAGGAAAATCAAGTCATTGTCCGCATGCGGGGGCTCCCTTTCACAGCCACAGCTGAAGAAGTGGTGGCCTTCTTTGGACAGCATTGCCCCATCACTGGGGGGAAGGAAGGCATCCTCTTTGTCACCTACCCAGATGGTAGGCCGACAGGGGATGCTTTTGTACTCTTTGCTTGTGAGGAATATGCACAGAACGCGTTGAGGAAGCATAAGGACTTGTTGGGGAAAAGGTACATTGAACTCTTCAGGAGCACAGCAGCTGAAGTTCAACAG GTGCTGAATCGATTCTCCTCGGCCCCTCTCATTCCACTTCCAACCCCTCCCATTATTCCAGTACTACCTCAGCAATTCGTGCCCCCTACAAATGTCAGAGACTGTATACGCCTTCGAGGTCTTCCCTATGCGGCCACAATTGAGGACATCTTGGACTTCCTGGGGGAGTTCTCCACCGATATTCGTACTCATGGCGTTCACATGGTATTGAATCACCAG GGCCGCCCTTCAGGAGATGCCTTTATCCAGATGAAGTCTGCGGACAGAGCATTTATGGCTGCACAGAAGTGTCATAAAAAAACCATGAAGGACAGATATGTTGAAGTCTTTCAGTGTTCAGCTGAGGAGATGAACTTTGTGTTAATGGGGGGCACTTTAAATCGAAATGGCTTATCCCCACCGCCATGTAAGTTACCAT GTTTGTCTCCTCCCTCCTACACGTTTCCAGCCCCTGCAGCAGTTATTCCTACCGAAGCTGCCATTTATCAGCCCTCTGTGCTTTTGAATCCACGAGCATTGCAGCCCTCTACAGCATACTACCCAGCGGGCACCCAGCTCTTCATGAACTACACGGCCTACTATCCCAG
- the ESRP1 gene encoding epithelial splicing regulatory protein 1 isoform X2 has translation MTASPDYLVVLFGITAGATGAKLGSDEKELILLLWKVVDLANKKVGQLHEVLVRPDQLELTEDCKEETKIDAESLSSASQLDQALRQFNQSVSNELNIGVGTSFCLCTDGQLHVRQILHPEASKKNVLLPECFYSFFDLRKEFKKCCPGSPDIDKLDVAAMTECLNLEKDSSVSRYGASQVEDMGNIILAMISEPYNHRFSDPERVNYKFESGTCSKMELIDDNTVVRARGLPWQSSDQDIARFFKGLNIAKGGAALCLNAQGRRNGEALVRFVSEEHRDLALQRHKHHMGTRYIEVYKATGEDFLKIAGGTSNEVAQFLSKENQVIVRMRGLPFTATAEEVVAFFGQHCPITGGKEGILFVTYPDGRPTGDAFVLFACEEYAQNALRKHKDLLGKRYIELFRSTAAEVQQVLNRFSSAPLIPLPTPPIIPVLPQQFVPPTNVRDCIRLRGLPYAATIEDILDFLGEFSTDIRTHGVHMVLNHQGRPSGDAFIQMKSADRAFMAAQKCHKKTMKDRYVEVFQCSAEEMNFVLMGGTLNRNGLSPPPCKLPCLSPPSYTFPAPAAVIPTEAAIYQPSVLLNPRALQPSTAYYPAGTQLFMNYTAYYPSPPGSPNSLGYFPTAANLSGVPPQPGTVVRMQGLAYNTGVKEILNFFQGYQCLKDIW, from the exons ATGACGGCCTCTCCGGATTACTTGGTGGTGCTTTTTGGGATCACTGCTGGGGCCACCGGGGCCAAGCTGGGCTCGGATGAGAAGGAGCTGATCCTGCTGTTATGGAAAGTCGTGGATCTAGCCAACAAGAAg GTGGGACAGTTGCACGAAGTACTAGTTAGACCGGATCAGTTGGAACTGACGGAGGATTgcaaagaagaaactaaaatagaCGCCGAAAGCCTGTCCTCGGCGTCGCAGCTGGACCAAGCCCTCCGACAG ttTAACCAGTCAGTGAGCAACGAATTGAATATTGGGGTGGGCACTTCCTTCTGTCTCTGTACTGACGGGCAGCTTCATGTCAGGCAAATCCTGCATCCTGAGGCTTCCAAGAAG AATGTACTACTACCTGAATGCTTCTATTCCTTTTTTGATCTTCGAAAAGAATTCAAGAAGTGTTGCCCTGGGTCACCTGATATTGACAAACTAGATGTTGCAGCAATGACAGAGT GTTTAAACTTGGAGAAGGATAGCTCGGTCTCCCGCTATGGAGCCTCTCAAGTTGAAGATATGGGGAATATAATTTTAGCAATGATTTCAGAACCTTATA ATCACAGGTTTTCAGATCCAGAGAGAGTAAATTACAAATTTGAAAGTGGCACTTG CAGCAAGATGGAACTTATTGATGATAACACTGTAGTCAGGGCACGAGGTTTACCATGGCAGTCTTCAGATCAAGATATTGCAAGATTCTTCAAAGGACTCAATATTGCCAA GGGAGGTGCAGCACTTTGTCTGAATGCTCAGGGTCGAAGGAATGGAGAAGCTCTGGTTAGGTTTGTAAGTGAGGAGCACAGAGACCTAGCACTACAGAGGCACAAACATCACATGGGGACCCGGTATATAGAG gTTTACAAAGCAACAGGtgaagattttcttaaaattgctGGTG GTACCTCGAATGAGGTAGCCCAGTTTCTCTCCAAGGAAAATCAAGTCATTGTCCGCATGCGGGGGCTCCCTTTCACAGCCACAGCTGAAGAAGTGGTGGCCTTCTTTGGACAGCATTGCCCCATCACTGGGGGGAAGGAAGGCATCCTCTTTGTCACCTACCCAGATGGTAGGCCGACAGGGGATGCTTTTGTACTCTTTGCTTGTGAGGAATATGCACAGAACGCGTTGAGGAAGCATAAGGACTTGTTGGGGAAAAGGTACATTGAACTCTTCAGGAGCACAGCAGCTGAAGTTCAACAG GTGCTGAATCGATTCTCCTCGGCCCCTCTCATTCCACTTCCAACCCCTCCCATTATTCCAGTACTACCTCAGCAATTCGTGCCCCCTACAAATGTCAGAGACTGTATACGCCTTCGAGGTCTTCCCTATGCGGCCACAATTGAGGACATCTTGGACTTCCTGGGGGAGTTCTCCACCGATATTCGTACTCATGGCGTTCACATGGTATTGAATCACCAG GGCCGCCCTTCAGGAGATGCCTTTATCCAGATGAAGTCTGCGGACAGAGCATTTATGGCTGCACAGAAGTGTCATAAAAAAACCATGAAGGACAGATATGTTGAAGTCTTTCAGTGTTCAGCTGAGGAGATGAACTTTGTGTTAATGGGGGGCACTTTAAATCGAAATGGCTTATCCCCACCGCCATGTAAGTTACCAT GTTTGTCTCCTCCCTCCTACACGTTTCCAGCCCCTGCAGCAGTTATTCCTACCGAAGCTGCCATTTATCAGCCCTCTGTGCTTTTGAATCCACGAGCATTGCAGCCCTCTACAGCATACTACCCAGCGGGCACCCAGCTCTTCATGAACTACACGGCCTACTATCCCAG
- the ESRP1 gene encoding epithelial splicing regulatory protein 1 isoform X4 — protein MTASPDYLVVLFGITAGATGAKLGSDEKELILLLWKVVDLANKKVGQLHEVLVRPDQLELTEDCKEETKIDAESLSSASQLDQALRQFNQSVSNELNIGVGTSFCLCTDGQLHVRQILHPEASKKNVLLPECFYSFFDLRKEFKKCCPGSPDIDKLDVAAMTECLNLEKDSSVSRYGASQVEDMGNIILAMISEPYNHRFSDPERVNYKFESGTCSKMELIDDNTVVRARGLPWQSSDQDIARFFKGLNIAKGGAALCLNAQGRRNGEALVRFVSEEHRDLALQRHKHHMGTRYIEVYKATGEDFLKIAGGTSNEVAQFLSKENQVIVRMRGLPFTATAEEVVAFFGQHCPITGGKEGILFVTYPDGRPTGDAFVLFACEEYAQNALRKHKDLLGKRYIELFRSTAAEVQQVLNRFSSAPLIPLPTPPIIPVLPQQFVPPTNVRDCIRLRGLPYAATIEDILDFLGEFSTDIRTHGVHMVLNHQGRPSGDAFIQMKSADRAFMAAQKCHKKTMKDRYVEVFQCSAEEMNFVLMGGTLNRNGLSPPPCKLPCLSPPSYTFPAPAAVIPTEAAIYQPSVLLNPRALQPSTAYYPAGTQLFMNYTAYYPSMQPRMDLYTQMTRPGVYPKNGFVFKGPSS, from the exons ATGACGGCCTCTCCGGATTACTTGGTGGTGCTTTTTGGGATCACTGCTGGGGCCACCGGGGCCAAGCTGGGCTCGGATGAGAAGGAGCTGATCCTGCTGTTATGGAAAGTCGTGGATCTAGCCAACAAGAAg GTGGGACAGTTGCACGAAGTACTAGTTAGACCGGATCAGTTGGAACTGACGGAGGATTgcaaagaagaaactaaaatagaCGCCGAAAGCCTGTCCTCGGCGTCGCAGCTGGACCAAGCCCTCCGACAG ttTAACCAGTCAGTGAGCAACGAATTGAATATTGGGGTGGGCACTTCCTTCTGTCTCTGTACTGACGGGCAGCTTCATGTCAGGCAAATCCTGCATCCTGAGGCTTCCAAGAAG AATGTACTACTACCTGAATGCTTCTATTCCTTTTTTGATCTTCGAAAAGAATTCAAGAAGTGTTGCCCTGGGTCACCTGATATTGACAAACTAGATGTTGCAGCAATGACAGAGT GTTTAAACTTGGAGAAGGATAGCTCGGTCTCCCGCTATGGAGCCTCTCAAGTTGAAGATATGGGGAATATAATTTTAGCAATGATTTCAGAACCTTATA ATCACAGGTTTTCAGATCCAGAGAGAGTAAATTACAAATTTGAAAGTGGCACTTG CAGCAAGATGGAACTTATTGATGATAACACTGTAGTCAGGGCACGAGGTTTACCATGGCAGTCTTCAGATCAAGATATTGCAAGATTCTTCAAAGGACTCAATATTGCCAA GGGAGGTGCAGCACTTTGTCTGAATGCTCAGGGTCGAAGGAATGGAGAAGCTCTGGTTAGGTTTGTAAGTGAGGAGCACAGAGACCTAGCACTACAGAGGCACAAACATCACATGGGGACCCGGTATATAGAG gTTTACAAAGCAACAGGtgaagattttcttaaaattgctGGTG GTACCTCGAATGAGGTAGCCCAGTTTCTCTCCAAGGAAAATCAAGTCATTGTCCGCATGCGGGGGCTCCCTTTCACAGCCACAGCTGAAGAAGTGGTGGCCTTCTTTGGACAGCATTGCCCCATCACTGGGGGGAAGGAAGGCATCCTCTTTGTCACCTACCCAGATGGTAGGCCGACAGGGGATGCTTTTGTACTCTTTGCTTGTGAGGAATATGCACAGAACGCGTTGAGGAAGCATAAGGACTTGTTGGGGAAAAGGTACATTGAACTCTTCAGGAGCACAGCAGCTGAAGTTCAACAG GTGCTGAATCGATTCTCCTCGGCCCCTCTCATTCCACTTCCAACCCCTCCCATTATTCCAGTACTACCTCAGCAATTCGTGCCCCCTACAAATGTCAGAGACTGTATACGCCTTCGAGGTCTTCCCTATGCGGCCACAATTGAGGACATCTTGGACTTCCTGGGGGAGTTCTCCACCGATATTCGTACTCATGGCGTTCACATGGTATTGAATCACCAG GGCCGCCCTTCAGGAGATGCCTTTATCCAGATGAAGTCTGCGGACAGAGCATTTATGGCTGCACAGAAGTGTCATAAAAAAACCATGAAGGACAGATATGTTGAAGTCTTTCAGTGTTCAGCTGAGGAGATGAACTTTGTGTTAATGGGGGGCACTTTAAATCGAAATGGCTTATCCCCACCGCCATGTAAGTTACCAT GTTTGTCTCCTCCCTCCTACACGTTTCCAGCCCCTGCAGCAGTTATTCCTACCGAAGCTGCCATTTATCAGCCCTCTGTGCTTTTGAATCCACGAGCATTGCAGCCCTCTACAGCATACTACCCAGCGGGCACCCAGCTCTTCATGAACTACACGGCCTACTATCCCAG